In a single window of the Deltaproteobacteria bacterium genome:
- a CDS encoding LysM peptidoglycan-binding domain-containing protein, which translates to MCQAIKKVEAGGGRFEICSREGCYPLRSRKFSLFFWVLSLLLVLPAVSLRATEGTAHLTFRKAILSKDNEKVYIIRSGDTIARIVRKLGWPATRRYKEIKQLNPHIPDLNRIYPGQKLLLPHPEQQEGATGDAPGVINYTAKKGDSLTRIIISELQARPTELAKILRLIKQTNPEVDDLNKIYPGQVIKFTRGGDSDHLPLSTPADAKEEKVLAMKAPATEKYLPIIRHVIEQLNGKVITNGNHYIPLPESGQVSIDCATIPVVELGDGTTILLDFAGRLPDALASIIQVHWKNYHIVKFAGGQDFASVLQKIILSSPSFQMVKVGTPLSFDDLPQVKLSLDWLITRKSAAGSAFSQLGLIFAADKSQLLPSPAIFKYALKKGIRICEILGDKVQAGAPDTAEIPPLPQIKGGSNDELLYNFLVYLGLGPLPNREVKIFDSRKDGFDLAIKAEYMMQMGGKTILITKNKLPQQFSERLKQEGMTSFSPAPGATKISILQGVLAALDIPSQFAIFSLPPPQEKTRVNVSFPALQVVGEKGSTYLIDYEIGKEIYELLTGHWKLNMMRY; encoded by the coding sequence ATGTGTCAGGCAATAAAAAAAGTGGAAGCAGGCGGGGGCAGATTTGAAATCTGTTCCCGAGAAGGTTGTTATCCCTTGCGCAGCCGCAAGTTTTCCCTGTTTTTTTGGGTACTGTCATTGCTGCTTGTCTTGCCGGCCGTATCACTTCGAGCGACCGAGGGTACTGCTCATCTTACCTTTCGCAAGGCGATTCTCAGTAAGGATAATGAAAAAGTCTATATTATCAGAAGCGGGGACACGATTGCCCGCATCGTCCGCAAACTGGGCTGGCCAGCCACGCGGCGTTACAAGGAGATCAAGCAGCTCAATCCTCACATCCCTGATTTAAACCGGATTTATCCCGGACAGAAGCTCCTCCTGCCGCATCCGGAACAACAAGAAGGCGCCACGGGCGATGCGCCGGGGGTGATTAATTACACGGCTAAAAAAGGTGATTCCCTAACCCGCATCATCATCTCCGAGCTGCAAGCCAGGCCAACGGAGCTGGCAAAAATATTAAGATTGATTAAACAGACGAACCCGGAAGTTGATGATTTAAATAAGATTTATCCCGGACAGGTTATAAAATTCACTCGTGGCGGTGATAGTGACCATCTCCCTCTTTCCACCCCGGCAGACGCTAAAGAAGAGAAAGTCCTAGCCATGAAAGCCCCTGCTACGGAGAAATATTTACCCATTATCCGTCATGTAATTGAGCAATTAAATGGCAAGGTAATTACTAATGGCAACCATTATATTCCCCTGCCCGAATCCGGTCAGGTTTCCATAGACTGCGCTACCATACCGGTTGTAGAACTGGGCGATGGGACGACGATTCTGCTGGATTTTGCGGGACGTCTGCCGGATGCTCTGGCAAGCATTATCCAGGTGCACTGGAAAAATTATCACATAGTGAAGTTTGCTGGCGGTCAGGATTTTGCCTCTGTCCTGCAGAAAATAATACTTTCTTCCCCATCCTTCCAGATGGTGAAGGTTGGGACGCCGTTATCTTTTGATGATCTCCCGCAGGTCAAGCTATCTTTGGACTGGCTAATCACCAGGAAGTCTGCCGCCGGAAGTGCGTTTTCTCAGTTGGGCCTGATTTTTGCTGCCGACAAATCACAGTTGCTGCCAAGTCCGGCAATATTTAAGTACGCACTGAAAAAAGGCATCCGTATCTGCGAGATTCTGGGGGATAAGGTGCAGGCCGGCGCCCCGGACACCGCTGAAATCCCGCCACTCCCGCAGATCAAGGGGGGCAGCAATGATGAACTACTCTATAATTTTCTTGTTTATCTCGGGTTGGGTCCCCTGCCGAACAGGGAAGTGAAGATATTCGACAGCCGGAAGGATGGCTTCGATCTGGCCATCAAAGCCGAATACATGATGCAGATGGGCGGCAAAACCATCTTGATTACGAAAAACAAATTGCCGCAGCAGTTCAGCGAGAGATTGAAGCAGGAGGGGATGACATCCTTTTCCCCGGCTCCGGGGGCAACGAAAATAAGCATCCTGCAAGGCGTTCTGGCCGCCCTCGATATTCCGTCCCAATTTGCCATTTTTTCTTTGCCTCCACCGCAAGAAAAGACCAGAGTCAATGTTTCTTTCCCTGCCCTGCAAGTTGTCGGAGAAAAAGGCTCCACCTATTTAATAGACTATGAGATCGGCAAGGAAATATATGAACTTCTGACGGGGCATTGGAAATTGAACATGATGCGCTACTAA
- the sucD gene encoding succinate--CoA ligase subunit alpha — protein MSIIIDEKTKVVVQGMTGNEGLFHTRQMVEYGTKIVGGVTPGKGGQTVENIPVFNTVATAVQATGADTSVIFVPPPFSADAIMEAADAGVKNIVCLTEGIPTLEMMQVKIYLKGKDIKLIGPNTPGIISPGRCKIGVMAGYIHKQGSIGVISRSGTLTYEAVDFLTKSGLGQSTCVGIGGDPIIGLNFVDLLGMFEADPQTEAVVMIGEIGGTAEEDAAAFFNKNMKKPIVAFIAGKTAPPGRRMGHAGAIVSGGSGTAAQKIATLENAGIPVVDYPEMIPGQIKKIMQK, from the coding sequence ATGAGCATAATCATAGATGAAAAAACAAAAGTTGTGGTACAGGGCATGACGGGCAATGAAGGCCTCTTTCACACCCGGCAGATGGTGGAATACGGCACGAAAATAGTTGGTGGCGTAACCCCCGGCAAGGGCGGACAAACAGTGGAAAATATCCCTGTTTTTAATACCGTGGCTACAGCGGTGCAGGCAACGGGGGCCGATACGTCGGTCATCTTTGTCCCGCCGCCCTTTTCGGCCGACGCCATCATGGAAGCGGCCGATGCAGGGGTGAAAAATATCGTCTGCCTGACCGAGGGCATCCCCACCCTGGAAATGATGCAGGTGAAGATCTATCTGAAGGGGAAAGATATCAAGCTGATTGGTCCCAACACGCCAGGCATTATCTCGCCGGGGAGGTGCAAGATCGGCGTCATGGCCGGCTACATCCATAAGCAGGGCAGCATCGGCGTGATCTCGCGGAGTGGAACCCTGACCTACGAGGCGGTGGACTTTTTGACTAAGAGCGGCCTCGGACAGTCCACCTGCGTGGGTATCGGCGGCGACCCCATCATCGGGCTCAATTTCGTTGATCTGCTGGGGATGTTTGAAGCGGATCCGCAGACAGAAGCGGTGGTCATGATCGGTGAGATCGGGGGAACGGCCGAAGAGGATGCGGCCGCCTTCTTCAATAAGAACATGAAGAAGCCGATCGTAGCCTTCATTGCCGGCAAGACGGCGCCTCCCGGCCGGCGCATGGGGCATGCGGGCGCGATCGTCTCCGGCGGTTCGGGCACAGCGGCGCAAAAGATAGCAACGCTTGAAAATGCGGGCATTCCGGTTGTTGATTATCCGGAAATGATACCCGGGCAGATTAAGAAAATAATGCAAAAATAA
- the sucC gene encoding ADP-forming succinate--CoA ligase subunit beta, with translation MKIHEYQAKQIMRNYNIPVPNGGVADTAAAAGKVAAGISGSVLVVKAQVHAGGRGKGGGIKTAATPAEVEEIAKDLIGMRLITPQTGAGGKQVNKVLVEEGVNIAREIYLGITVDRANECPVIIASREGGVEIEELARTSPEKIIKERVDFSVGLRAFQINKIVFALDLDAGLRKPMTQLIAALYKIFVEKDCSLVEINPLVITKEEQLVALDGKINFDDNALYKHKEMAELRDVLEEEPLEVEAARHNLNYIKLDGNVGCMVNGAGLAMATMDVIKLAGGEPANFLDVGGGATSDMVKNGIKILISDPKVKAVFINIFGGILRCDTLAKGLIEAIAEVEVKLPLVIRMEGTNVEQGRKLLNESGLKLMVAATMQEAAQKVIAAIRN, from the coding sequence ATGAAAATCCACGAGTATCAGGCGAAGCAAATCATGAGGAATTATAATATTCCTGTCCCGAACGGCGGTGTGGCAGATACGGCGGCGGCGGCAGGAAAGGTGGCAGCCGGCATCAGCGGCAGTGTCTTGGTGGTGAAAGCGCAAGTGCACGCGGGGGGCCGTGGCAAGGGCGGAGGAATCAAGACTGCCGCGACGCCGGCCGAAGTGGAAGAAATCGCCAAGGATTTGATCGGTATGCGATTGATAACGCCGCAGACGGGCGCCGGGGGAAAGCAGGTCAATAAGGTGCTGGTTGAGGAAGGAGTGAACATTGCCCGGGAGATCTACCTGGGTATTACCGTGGATCGCGCCAACGAATGCCCCGTCATTATTGCCAGCCGGGAAGGCGGTGTGGAGATCGAAGAGCTGGCCAGAACATCACCGGAAAAGATTATCAAGGAACGTGTGGACTTCAGTGTCGGGCTGCGCGCCTTTCAAATCAACAAGATCGTCTTTGCCCTGGATCTGGATGCCGGATTGAGAAAGCCGATGACCCAGCTTATCGCGGCCCTCTATAAAATATTTGTCGAGAAGGACTGCTCGCTGGTCGAGATTAACCCGCTCGTCATCACGAAAGAAGAGCAGCTTGTGGCGCTCGATGGGAAAATCAATTTCGATGATAATGCGCTATATAAGCATAAGGAAATGGCCGAGCTGCGCGATGTTCTGGAAGAGGAACCGCTGGAGGTGGAAGCCGCCAGGCACAACCTTAATTATATCAAGTTAGACGGCAATGTGGGCTGCATGGTGAACGGCGCCGGTCTGGCCATGGCGACTATGGACGTCATCAAGCTGGCCGGCGGTGAACCGGCCAACTTTCTCGATGTCGGCGGCGGCGCTACCTCCGATATGGTCAAAAACGGCATCAAAATTCTCATTTCCGATCCCAAGGTGAAGGCTGTCTTCATCAATATCTTCGGCGGTATCCTGCGTTGCGACACCCTGGCAAAGGGATTGATTGAAGCCATTGCCGAGGTGGAAGTCAAATTGCCCCTGGTGATCAGGATGGAAGGCACCAATGTGGAGCAGGGCCGGAAGCTGTTGAATGAATCGGGGTTGAAACTGATGGTTGCGGCCACCATGCAGGAAGCGGCGCAAAAAGTGATCGCCGCGATTCGCAATTAA
- the mutS gene encoding DNA mismatch repair protein MutS produces the protein MGIMELASLPPAMRQYVEIKAGYEDCILFFRMGDFYEIFFEDAVTAAKVLDITLTSRSKSKEDSIPMCGFPYHAASPYITKLIEKGFKVAICEQVEDPKLAKGVVKREVARVVTPGLAVDTDNLQAGENNYLAALSLVQEQMGMAFLDISTGEFRVAQGEDREFFLVQAASLDFREILLPEAWRDQPLVDALSQAGKQRRLNFVPESYFDHDQAFSLLSQHFPGPQLEKMAFDRRPAAAAAAGAVLRYVLETQKTHPPHINMIQWYETAGYLVLDDIARRNLELFTTIADNRREGSLFHVLNATVTAMGSRRLRWWLNYPLMEPGKIRQRLGAVGEIKESHLLREELRKNLSSIYDLERLAGRIALGVANGRDLIALKNSLLVLPGIRTILQKFSAPRLCSLNAGLDEMLDIADLIEKTIAENPPFTLREGGIVKEGYDQELDKLIAAMRDGKQWIALLEEKERQKTGINSLKVGFNSVFGYYLEVTKANADKVPDSYIRKQTLVNAERYINQELKEYEDVVLHAEDRRKEREYDLFIAIRSKIAGEIKRIQDTASLIADLDAIASLADVAERHKYTCPHIDEEDAITITDGRHPVVERMPLSHGFVPNDISLDAHRNRLLIISGPNMAGKSTYIRQVALIVLMAQMGSFVPAVKASIGVVDRIFTRIGAADSLAKGQSTFMVEMTEVANILQHATSRSLIILDEVGRGTSTFDGLSIAWAVAEYIHDAKQLGARTLFATHYHELTDLSRTKEGVKNYNVAVKEMGERIIFLRKIVEGSANRSYGIQVAQLAGVPEEVIVRAREILRNLEKGELDELGMPKIAQGKKGSAKGKAQLSLFMDDEGALLTALRELNIMNMTPLEALQWLSNWKQKLMS, from the coding sequence ATGGGGATAATGGAGCTCGCGAGTTTGCCTCCGGCCATGCGCCAGTATGTAGAGATCAAGGCCGGTTACGAGGACTGCATCCTTTTTTTCCGGATGGGGGATTTCTACGAGATCTTCTTTGAAGACGCCGTGACGGCCGCCAAGGTACTGGATATTACCCTGACGTCAAGAAGCAAGAGCAAGGAAGACAGTATCCCCATGTGCGGCTTCCCCTATCATGCGGCGTCTCCCTACATAACCAAGCTTATCGAAAAGGGTTTCAAGGTGGCCATCTGTGAGCAGGTGGAAGACCCGAAACTGGCCAAGGGAGTGGTAAAAAGGGAGGTGGCGCGCGTGGTTACCCCCGGTCTCGCTGTGGATACTGATAATCTTCAGGCCGGCGAGAACAATTATCTGGCAGCCCTGTCTTTGGTGCAGGAACAGATGGGGATGGCCTTTCTCGATATTTCTACGGGTGAATTCCGGGTCGCTCAAGGAGAGGATCGGGAGTTTTTCCTGGTCCAGGCGGCCAGCCTCGATTTTCGGGAAATTCTGCTGCCGGAGGCCTGGCGCGATCAGCCGCTCGTTGACGCCCTTTCCCAGGCCGGAAAACAGCGCCGCCTGAATTTTGTCCCGGAATCTTACTTCGATCACGATCAGGCTTTTTCTCTGCTTTCGCAACATTTTCCGGGGCCGCAGCTCGAAAAAATGGCTTTTGACAGGCGCCCGGCGGCCGCGGCTGCGGCCGGCGCCGTGCTGCGCTACGTGCTGGAGACGCAAAAAACTCATCCCCCCCACATCAACATGATCCAGTGGTATGAGACGGCCGGCTACTTAGTCCTCGACGACATTGCCAGGCGCAATCTCGAACTTTTTACCACGATTGCCGACAACCGCCGGGAAGGCTCGCTCTTTCATGTCCTTAATGCGACGGTAACTGCCATGGGTTCGCGTCGCCTGCGCTGGTGGTTGAACTACCCGCTCATGGAACCGGGCAAAATCAGGCAAAGGCTGGGGGCCGTCGGCGAGATTAAGGAAAGTCATCTGCTCCGTGAAGAACTGCGCAAGAACTTATCCTCAATTTATGATCTGGAAAGGCTTGCCGGACGCATTGCCCTGGGCGTCGCCAACGGGCGCGATCTGATCGCCCTGAAAAATTCCCTCCTGGTTCTGCCCGGTATCCGGACGATCCTGCAAAAATTCTCGGCCCCCCGTCTCTGTTCGCTTAACGCCGGCCTGGACGAGATGTTGGATATTGCCGACTTGATCGAGAAAACCATCGCCGAAAATCCGCCCTTTACGCTGCGGGAGGGGGGCATTGTCAAGGAAGGCTACGATCAGGAGTTGGACAAGCTTATTGCCGCCATGCGGGATGGCAAGCAGTGGATAGCGCTGCTGGAGGAAAAGGAACGGCAAAAAACGGGAATCAATTCTCTCAAGGTCGGTTTTAACAGCGTGTTCGGCTATTATCTGGAAGTTACGAAGGCCAATGCCGACAAGGTCCCGGACAGTTATATCCGGAAGCAGACCCTCGTCAACGCCGAAAGATATATCAACCAGGAGCTGAAGGAATATGAGGATGTCGTTTTGCATGCCGAAGACCGCAGGAAAGAAAGGGAATATGACCTCTTCATCGCCATCAGAAGCAAAATTGCCGGCGAGATAAAAAGAATCCAGGACACGGCCTCCCTGATTGCCGATCTCGATGCCATCGCTTCGCTGGCCGATGTTGCCGAACGTCACAAGTACACCTGTCCCCATATTGATGAAGAGGATGCTATCACCATCACCGATGGCCGGCACCCGGTAGTGGAAAGGATGCCCCTTTCGCACGGCTTTGTTCCGAATGATATCTCTCTGGACGCGCATCGTAACAGGCTGCTGATCATCTCGGGTCCCAATATGGCGGGGAAATCCACGTATATCAGGCAGGTGGCGCTTATTGTCCTGATGGCGCAAATGGGCAGCTTTGTGCCGGCCGTAAAGGCCTCGATTGGCGTGGTGGACAGGATATTCACGCGCATCGGCGCGGCGGACAGTCTGGCCAAAGGACAAAGCACCTTTATGGTGGAAATGACCGAGGTGGCCAATATCCTGCAGCATGCGACCTCCCGCAGCCTGATCATTCTCGATGAGGTGGGCAGGGGGACCAGCACCTTCGACGGTCTCAGCATTGCCTGGGCAGTGGCGGAATATATCCACGATGCCAAACAGTTGGGGGCGCGCACGCTTTTTGCCACCCATTACCATGAATTAACGGACCTTTCCCGCACCAAGGAGGGGGTGAAAAATTACAATGTCGCGGTCAAGGAAATGGGAGAACGGATAATTTTCTTGAGAAAGATTGTAGAAGGATCGGCCAACCGCAGTTACGGTATCCAGGTGGCGCAGTTGGCCGGGGTTCCGGAAGAGGTGATCGTGCGCGCCAGGGAAATCCTGCGTAATCTGGAAAAGGGCGAGCTGGACGAGCTGGGGATGCCGAAAATTGCCCAGGGCAAAAAGGGGTCGGCCAAGGGCAAGGCCCAGTTGAGCCTTTTTATGGATGATGAAGGGGCGCTCCTCACTGCCCTGAGGGAATTGAACATCATGAATATGACCCCGCTGGAAGCGCTGCAGTGGTTGAGCAACTGGAAGCAGAAGCTGATGTCCTGA
- the mtgA gene encoding monofunctional biosynthetic peptidoglycan transglycosylase, whose product MVKKYLRIMLFIVLAWPFCYVGYYFFVPDVARLKKWHPPRTSFMEYRLQQWEKQSRKKKIQQTWVSLPQISPYVIKAVIIAEDDKFWSHEGFDFEAMQKALAKDIEKRKFRVGGSTISQQLVKNLYLLPEKSIIRKMKEAIITWRIERKLSKKRIIELYLNVAEWGDGLFGVEAAARHYYGKPALSLTAPEAARLAVMLPSPLKYQQFRTSKYLEKRSEIIYQIMVRRGIVIPEYETVMEVTDDVVIETKE is encoded by the coding sequence ATGGTTAAAAAATATTTGCGCATCATGTTATTTATTGTTCTGGCCTGGCCTTTTTGCTATGTGGGCTATTATTTCTTTGTCCCCGATGTGGCCCGACTGAAGAAGTGGCATCCTCCCCGGACGTCTTTCATGGAATACCGGTTGCAACAGTGGGAAAAGCAGAGCCGGAAGAAAAAAATACAACAGACCTGGGTTAGTTTGCCGCAAATTTCTCCTTATGTTATAAAAGCCGTGATCATTGCGGAAGATGACAAATTCTGGTCCCATGAGGGCTTCGATTTTGAGGCGATGCAAAAAGCCCTGGCCAAGGACATAGAAAAGAGAAAGTTCCGGGTCGGCGGCAGTACCATCAGCCAGCAGTTGGTGAAGAATCTCTATCTGCTGCCGGAGAAAAGCATTATCCGCAAAATGAAGGAGGCGATCATCACCTGGCGGATCGAGCGAAAGCTGTCCAAGAAGAGGATTATCGAACTTTATCTAAATGTGGCGGAATGGGGTGACGGCCTGTTCGGAGTTGAGGCGGCGGCCCGCCATTATTACGGAAAACCGGCGTTATCTCTGACGGCGCCCGAGGCGGCCAGACTAGCGGTGATGTTGCCCAGTCCCCTTAAATATCAGCAGTTTAGGACATCTAAGTATCTGGAAAAGCGCAGTGAAATCATCTACCAAATCATGGTGCGGCGCGGCATTGTCATTCCGGAATACGAGACGGTCATGGAAGTAACAGATGATGTTGTTATTGAAACGAAGGAATGA
- a CDS encoding NlpC/P60 family protein: MMKRRIFPWMGLIVLFLSFGLGQEILAKEVYTVKRGDTVALIAEKFAVSQEALKEINHLRGNSIKNKQVLTIPATGAKQGTRQSTAKAITASAPLSSYTVKKGDSLYSIAKKTGISVSALKEANHLRSNALKPGRKIMLAKAGPTLEKKVQSAQQSDLDEEDDGLLDEPLAALSPVEAENALASSAELLGKWHNPEEKKLFVKVATAFLGAPYRWGGVSLKGLDCSAFVKKIYELFDVTLPRTAREQAYVGATVAREDMIEGDLVFFNTRRSFGHVGIYIGNNEFVHASSGNRIVRIDNLNESYFNKRFVKAVRLKGLDEVL, encoded by the coding sequence ATGATGAAACGGCGGATTTTTCCGTGGATGGGACTGATTGTCCTGTTCTTGTCGTTTGGCCTTGGCCAGGAAATACTTGCCAAGGAGGTTTACACTGTAAAACGCGGTGATACCGTGGCGCTGATTGCGGAAAAGTTTGCTGTCAGCCAGGAAGCATTAAAAGAAATCAACCATTTGCGCGGGAACAGCATCAAGAACAAGCAAGTTCTCACCATTCCTGCTACCGGAGCAAAACAGGGAACCAGACAAAGCACAGCCAAAGCTATAACAGCCTCTGCGCCTTTGTCGTCCTATACGGTCAAAAAAGGTGACAGTCTCTACAGCATTGCCAAAAAAACGGGTATTTCCGTTAGTGCCCTCAAAGAAGCAAACCACCTGCGCAGCAACGCGCTGAAACCCGGGCGAAAAATCATGCTGGCGAAAGCCGGTCCGACGCTGGAGAAGAAGGTTCAATCCGCGCAACAGTCCGATCTCGATGAAGAAGATGACGGCTTGCTCGATGAGCCCCTCGCCGCTCTTTCCCCGGTCGAAGCGGAAAACGCTCTCGCCTCCAGCGCCGAGCTGCTGGGTAAATGGCATAACCCTGAGGAAAAGAAACTCTTTGTGAAGGTAGCCACGGCGTTTCTGGGCGCCCCCTACCGCTGGGGCGGTGTTTCCCTGAAGGGTCTCGATTGCTCGGCCTTCGTGAAAAAAATATATGAACTTTTTGATGTCACTCTGCCCCGCACGGCCCGTGAACAGGCCTATGTGGGGGCCACTGTAGCCAGGGAGGACATGATCGAAGGGGACCTGGTTTTCTTTAATACCAGACGCTCTTTCGGCCACGTCGGCATCTACATCGGCAATAACGAGTTTGTCCACGCCTCATCTGGCAACAGGATCGTAAGAATTGACAACCTGAATGAATCCTACTTCAATAAACGCTTTGTGAAAGCCGTCCGGCTGAAGGGCCTGGACGAAGTTTTATAA